In one Thermoanaerobacter uzonensis DSM 18761 genomic region, the following are encoded:
- the rapZ gene encoding RNase adapter RapZ, protein MRFVIITGLSGAGKTQALKAMEDMGFFCIDNFPPALLPKLADLFYHSKNVDKVALGMDLRGGQFFEDIYSSLEFLKKNNYDYEIVFLEASDEVLIKRFKETRRKHPLSEEGRIVDGINEERKRLAEIRKIANSIIDTSNLTSSQLKEELSNIFLKGKKFKGIIIDIMSFGYKYGIPLDADLVFDVRFLPNPFYIEELRPLTGNDDKVKEYVMKWDEAKEFLKKLGDMIKFLIPYYIREGKSQLVIAIGCTGGKHRSVTIANALFEFLKKEDYSVILHHRDIGEE, encoded by the coding sequence ATGAGGTTTGTAATAATAACAGGCCTTTCTGGTGCTGGAAAAACACAAGCATTGAAGGCTATGGAGGATATGGGCTTTTTTTGTATAGACAATTTTCCGCCTGCTCTCCTTCCAAAACTTGCTGACCTTTTTTATCACTCAAAAAATGTTGATAAGGTAGCCCTTGGTATGGATTTAAGAGGTGGTCAGTTTTTTGAGGACATCTACTCTAGCCTTGAATTTTTAAAAAAAAATAACTACGATTATGAAATAGTTTTTTTGGAAGCTTCTGATGAGGTTTTGATAAAGAGGTTTAAAGAAACCAGAAGAAAACATCCTCTTTCTGAAGAAGGTAGAATAGTTGATGGAATAAATGAGGAAAGAAAGAGACTTGCAGAAATAAGGAAAATTGCCAATAGCATAATAGATACTTCTAATTTAACATCTTCTCAGTTAAAAGAGGAATTGTCTAATATCTTTTTAAAAGGGAAAAAGTTTAAAGGAATCATAATAGATATTATGTCTTTTGGATATAAATACGGAATACCTCTTGATGCTGACCTTGTATTTGATGTGAGGTTTTTGCCTAATCCTTTTTATATTGAAGAATTAAGACCTTTAACAGGAAATGATGATAAGGTAAAAGAGTACGTGATGAAATGGGATGAAGCAAAGGAGTTTTTAAAGAAATTAGGGGACATGATTAAATTTTTAATCCCATATTATATAAGAGAAGGGAAATCTCAACTCGTTATAGCTATTGGATGCACAGGAGGAAAACATAGGTCTGTTACTATTGCAAATGCCCTTTTTGAGTTTCTAAAAAAAGAAGATTATTCTGTTATTTTGCACCATAGAGATATAGGAGAGGAGTAA
- a CDS encoding PHP domain-containing protein: protein MKIFADYHTHTVYSHGKGTIEDNVKRAIEIGLDEIAITDHGPAHVFYGLRKGDFKKMREEIDKINEKYPQIKVLMGVEANLISLEGDIDVPDELMKYLDILLMGYHEGVIPRNFRSALQLFGKNMASKYSISLREEMREKNTDAMINAIKKYKIDIITHPGAKVDIDTQKIAKAAKERGTSLEINSSHGYMTVEYVKIAKKEGCKFAINSDAHTPFRVGNFERGIEIAKEAGLTEEDIINAKG from the coding sequence ATGAAAATTTTTGCTGATTATCACACTCATACGGTATACAGTCATGGAAAAGGTACAATAGAAGATAACGTAAAAAGGGCGATAGAAATTGGGCTTGATGAGATTGCAATTACTGACCATGGGCCAGCTCATGTATTTTATGGCTTAAGAAAAGGGGATTTTAAAAAAATGAGAGAAGAAATAGATAAGATTAATGAAAAATATCCTCAAATTAAAGTGCTGATGGGAGTAGAAGCTAATTTAATCAGCTTAGAAGGAGATATTGATGTTCCAGATGAACTTATGAAATATCTAGATATTTTGCTTATGGGATACCATGAAGGAGTTATACCTAGAAACTTTAGAAGTGCTTTACAGCTTTTTGGTAAGAACATGGCAAGTAAATATTCTATTTCCTTGAGGGAAGAGATGAGAGAAAAAAATACTGATGCAATGATCAATGCAATAAAGAAATACAAAATAGACATAATAACACATCCGGGAGCTAAAGTAGATATTGATACACAAAAGATTGCAAAAGCAGCAAAAGAGAGAGGGACATCTCTTGAAATTAATTCAAGTCACGGTTATATGACAGTTGAATATGTAAAGATAGCTAAAAAAGAGGGATGCAAATTTGCAATAAACAGCGATGCACATACACCTTTTAGAGTAGGAAACTTTGAAAGAGGAATAGAAATTGCAAAAGAGGCGGGACTAACAGAAGAAGATATAATAAACGCAAAGGGGTGA
- a CDS encoding gluconeogenesis factor YvcK family protein, whose translation MFTKNNTKGGPRIVAIGGGTGLSTMLRGLKLYTTNITAVVTVADDGGGSGILRQDLGILPPGDIRNCILALANTEPTMEQLLQYRFTEGMLKGQNFGNLFLAAMIGISKNFEEAVKKMSDVLAVSGKVIPVTLDDVRLVAELENGIIIKGESQIPVVQQKENSNIKRIYIEPSHAEPFEEVLVDILNADVIVLGPGSLYTSVIPNLLVDGVGDAIEASRAVKVYVCNIMTQPGETLGYTACDHVKALFEHGLKSLDYIIVNNGEIPHDYMERYIKDMSQPVEYDKNQLESMGIKVVEENLVALKNEFIRHDEQKLAEVIVSLLK comes from the coding sequence ATGTTTACAAAGAATAATACTAAAGGGGGGCCTCGTATTGTTGCTATTGGCGGAGGTACAGGGCTTTCTACCATGCTAAGAGGATTAAAGCTTTATACAACCAATATTACTGCGGTAGTTACAGTAGCAGATGATGGCGGTGGGTCAGGAATCCTAAGACAGGATTTAGGTATACTGCCGCCTGGAGATATCCGAAATTGTATACTGGCTTTAGCAAACACAGAGCCTACAATGGAACAACTTTTGCAGTACAGGTTTACTGAGGGAATGCTAAAAGGGCAAAATTTTGGGAATTTGTTTTTGGCAGCCATGATAGGCATTTCTAAAAATTTTGAAGAAGCTGTAAAAAAGATGAGTGATGTGCTTGCTGTATCAGGGAAAGTTATTCCTGTAACTCTTGATGATGTAAGGCTTGTAGCAGAGCTTGAAAATGGAATTATCATCAAAGGGGAATCGCAAATTCCTGTTGTACAGCAAAAAGAAAACAGTAATATAAAAAGGATATATATTGAACCTTCTCATGCAGAGCCTTTTGAAGAAGTGCTAGTGGATATATTAAATGCTGATGTCATTGTATTGGGTCCCGGAAGTTTATATACGAGTGTAATCCCTAATCTTTTGGTAGATGGAGTGGGTGACGCCATTGAAGCTTCCAGAGCGGTTAAAGTTTATGTTTGCAATATCATGACACAGCCAGGAGAGACTTTGGGCTATACTGCTTGTGACCATGTGAAGGCTCTTTTTGAACATGGGCTTAAATCTCTAGATTACATTATTGTCAACAATGGCGAAATTCCCCATGATTATATGGAGCGCTATATAAAAGACATGTCACAACCTGTTGAATACGATAAAAATCAGTTAGAAAGTATGGGAATTAAAGTGGTAGAAGAAAATTTAGTAGCTTTAAAAAATGAATTTATAAGGCACGATGAGCAAAAGCTTGCAGAAGTAATTGTAAGCCTGCTTAAGTAA
- a CDS encoding YtrH family sporulation protein, with the protein MIFKVIKVFSIPFFTSMGVVIGGTLIGALSSIFTSDSPIKVINMILKDIRLWAILIGLGGSFSAIRGFEVGLKGEFTQLIKQGLIILGAFLGSYAGFKIISFIVGDLK; encoded by the coding sequence ATGATCTTTAAAGTTATAAAGGTATTTTCCATTCCTTTTTTCACTTCAATGGGGGTTGTCATAGGCGGAACACTTATTGGTGCTTTATCTTCTATTTTTACTTCAGATTCTCCCATCAAAGTCATAAACATGATATTAAAAGATATACGCTTATGGGCAATATTAATAGGCCTTGGAGGTTCCTTTTCTGCTATAAGAGGTTTTGAAGTGGGTCTTAAAGGTGAATTTACACAACTTATAAAACAAGGCTTAATAATTTTAGGGGCATTTCTGGGATCTTATGCAGGGTTTAAAATTATTTCTTTTATTGTTGGTGATTTAAAGTGA
- a CDS encoding PaaI family thioesterase, with amino-acid sequence MKAINGGIDEKLFEELLKINKSTNFHQLIGVHVAELGKGYAVTKMEIEEKHLNPLGIAHGGVLFSLMDITMGMAARTVGKQVVTLEMNINYVSPANLVDKVKAIGKIVHAGNKTTVAVCEAYTEEGRLLAVARETFFNVLD; translated from the coding sequence GTGAAAGCAATAAATGGTGGAATAGATGAAAAACTTTTTGAAGAACTTTTAAAAATAAATAAGAGTACTAATTTTCATCAATTAATAGGGGTACATGTAGCAGAATTAGGGAAGGGTTATGCTGTTACAAAAATGGAAATTGAAGAAAAACACTTAAATCCTCTTGGCATTGCTCATGGAGGTGTGCTTTTTTCTTTGATGGATATTACAATGGGTATGGCAGCTCGCACAGTTGGAAAGCAAGTGGTGACTCTTGAAATGAATATAAATTATGTTTCACCTGCAAATTTGGTTGACAAAGTAAAGGCGATTGGAAAAATAGTACATGCTGGCAATAAAACTACTGTTGCAGTTTGTGAAGCTTACACAGAAGAGGGGAGGCTTTTAGCTGTGGCAAGAGAAACTTTTTTCAATGTACTGGATTAA
- a CDS encoding undecaprenyl-diphosphatase, with the protein MNLTLFHMINGLAGHNIFLDKIMTFIAVYSPILYGMLMLVQWFIGGDKGKKTSMNAFFAAIIALGLNLIISTVYFEPRPFVHHKVNLLVKHPADASFPSDHASGGSALSFTELMYDKIIGSIMMVLTLLLLFARIYVGVHYPLDIIAGFIIGFISSKILRGLEGILSPVEGYIIKIWHEIFA; encoded by the coding sequence ATGAATTTGACACTTTTTCACATGATAAATGGCTTAGCAGGCCATAATATTTTTTTGGACAAGATTATGACTTTTATTGCTGTGTATTCTCCAATTTTGTATGGGATGCTTATGTTGGTTCAGTGGTTTATAGGCGGTGATAAGGGTAAAAAAACTTCTATGAACGCCTTTTTTGCAGCTATTATTGCACTAGGTTTAAATTTAATAATTTCTACCGTCTATTTTGAACCCAGACCTTTTGTGCATCACAAAGTCAATCTTTTGGTAAAACATCCTGCAGATGCTTCTTTTCCGAGTGACCATGCATCAGGAGGTTCTGCTTTATCTTTTACAGAGCTTATGTATGACAAAATTATTGGCAGTATAATGATGGTTTTAACTCTATTACTTTTATTTGCAAGAATATATGTGGGAGTACATTATCCACTGGATATCATAGCCGGCTTTATAATAGGATTTATAAGCAGTAAAATTTTAAGAGGACTTGAAGGAATACTTAGTCCTGTTGAAGGGTATATTATAAAAATATGGCATGAAATATTTGCATAA
- a CDS encoding alpha-amylase family glycosyl hydrolase — protein sequence MRKNVKLFAAIILFFSLLLTSCGSKDTSSNITPKSDVIYQVMIDRFYNGDKSNDDPKISKGMFDPTYTNWRMYWGGDLKGLTEKIPYIKGMGVTAIWISPVVDNINKPAIYNGEINAPYHGYWARDFKRVEEHFGSWEDFDNFVKTAHANGIKVILDFAPNHTSPADENNPDFAENGALYDDGKLLGTYSNDVNKLFHHNGGITNWNNLKDLQDKNLFDLADLDQSNPIVDKYLKDSIKLWFSHGIDGVRLDAAKHMPMEWVKSFADTIYGVNKDAILFGEWMLNGPTDPLYGYNIQFANTSGFSVLDFMLNSAIKDVFEKDYGFDRLNDTIEETNKDYDNPYKLVTFLDNHDMPRFLSVNDDKDKLHEAIAFIMTSRGIPAIYYGTEQYLHNDTNGGNDPYNRPMMEKFDENTKAYVLIKELSNLRKVTPALQYGKTIARYVSNDVYIYERQYGKDIVVVAINKGEETTVKNIETSLRKGKYSDYLRGLLKGSNLKVERGNSENDILSITLPKDSVSIWTNVRVK from the coding sequence ATGAGAAAGAATGTAAAACTATTTGCGGCAATAATTTTATTCTTTTCTTTATTGCTGACCAGTTGCGGTAGTAAAGATACCAGTTCTAATATTACTCCTAAGTCAGATGTAATATATCAGGTTATGATAGATAGGTTTTACAATGGGGATAAGTCTAATGATGATCCAAAAATAAGTAAAGGTATGTTTGATCCAACTTATACCAATTGGAGGATGTATTGGGGTGGAGATTTAAAAGGTTTGACAGAAAAAATTCCTTATATAAAAGGGATGGGAGTAACAGCTATTTGGATTTCTCCTGTTGTAGACAACATCAACAAACCAGCAATATATAATGGCGAAATAAATGCACCTTATCACGGATATTGGGCAAGGGACTTTAAAAGAGTAGAAGAACATTTTGGTTCATGGGAGGACTTTGACAATTTTGTAAAGACTGCTCATGCTAATGGAATAAAAGTTATACTAGATTTTGCTCCAAATCATACAAGTCCTGCAGATGAAAACAATCCTGACTTTGCTGAAAACGGTGCACTTTATGACGATGGTAAATTATTAGGAACTTATAGCAATGATGTCAATAAACTTTTTCATCATAATGGTGGAATTACCAACTGGAATAATTTAAAGGACTTGCAGGATAAAAATTTGTTTGACCTTGCAGACCTTGATCAAAGTAATCCTATTGTTGACAAGTATTTAAAGGATTCTATCAAGTTATGGTTTAGCCATGGAATTGATGGGGTAAGGCTAGATGCAGCAAAGCATATGCCTATGGAATGGGTAAAAAGTTTTGCTGATACCATATACGGCGTTAATAAAGATGCTATTCTTTTTGGCGAGTGGATGTTAAACGGTCCAACTGATCCTTTGTACGGTTATAATATTCAATTTGCTAATACAAGTGGTTTTTCTGTGTTGGATTTTATGCTTAACAGTGCAATAAAAGATGTTTTTGAAAAAGATTATGGTTTTGACAGATTGAATGATACTATTGAAGAGACAAATAAAGATTATGATAATCCTTATAAGTTGGTTACTTTTCTAGACAATCACGATATGCCGAGGTTTTTATCAGTCAATGATGATAAGGACAAATTGCACGAAGCTATTGCTTTTATAATGACATCTCGCGGAATACCAGCTATATATTATGGGACAGAGCAGTATTTGCATAATGACACAAATGGCGGAAATGACCCTTACAATAGGCCAATGATGGAAAAGTTTGATGAGAATACTAAGGCTTATGTTTTAATTAAAGAACTGTCAAATTTGCGTAAGGTTACACCGGCATTACAGTATGGTAAGACAATAGCAAGATATGTTAGTAATGATGTTTATATTTATGAGAGGCAATATGGCAAAGATATAGTTGTAGTTGCAATAAATAAAGGAGAAGAGACTACTGTAAAAAATATAGAGACTTCTCTTCGAAAAGGCAAATACAGTGATTATTTAAGGGGTTTATTAAAAGGAAGCAATTTAAAAGTTGAAAGAGGAAATAGTGAAAACGACATTTTAAGTATAACTTTACCTAAAGACAGTGTCAGTATATGGACTAATGTAAGAGTGAAATAA
- a CDS encoding cysteine hydrolase family protein gives MNFDSFLYNTRPFLNYLFDFYSNLEEKSLSSVIYNAGGEDRVSVLVVDMLNGFCKSGPLASPRVAGIIEPIKNLLKVCYRMGIKNVFFLNDAHPSDAVEFGEFPPHCVKGTYEGEIVDELKEIIEGEPVIVEKNSLNVFFGGELEGGNEFLKKVIEMIKEGKSTFIVVGDCTDLCVYQTAMSIKMIANANNLKVNVIVPENCVETYDTSVKTAESLKIMPHDGNLIHTMFLYHMKLNGIEVVKELLEE, from the coding sequence ATGAATTTTGATAGCTTTTTGTATAACACTAGACCCTTTTTAAATTACCTTTTTGATTTTTATAGTAACTTGGAAGAAAAAAGCTTGAGCAGTGTAATATACAATGCTGGTGGAGAGGATAGGGTTTCAGTTTTGGTTGTGGATATGCTAAACGGTTTTTGTAAAAGCGGTCCATTAGCTAGTCCAAGAGTGGCAGGCATAATAGAACCTATAAAGAATTTGTTAAAGGTCTGCTACAGAATGGGGATAAAAAATGTGTTCTTTTTAAATGACGCTCATCCTTCAGATGCAGTTGAATTTGGAGAATTTCCTCCTCACTGTGTAAAAGGTACCTATGAGGGTGAAATTGTTGACGAATTAAAAGAAATAATTGAAGGAGAACCTGTGATTGTAGAGAAAAATTCATTAAATGTGTTTTTTGGTGGGGAATTAGAAGGCGGGAATGAGTTTTTGAAGAAAGTTATTGAAATGATAAAGGAAGGAAAATCTACTTTTATTGTTGTAGGAGATTGCACTGACTTATGCGTTTACCAGACGGCTATGTCTATAAAAATGATTGCAAATGCCAATAATCTTAAAGTAAATGTAATTGTACCGGAAAATTGCGTTGAAACTTATGATACATCTGTAAAAACTGCCGAGTCCCTCAAGATAATGCCTCATGATGGTAATTTGATACATACCATGTTTTTGTATCACATGAAATTAAACGGTATAGAAGTTGTAAAAGAGCTTCTTGAGGAGTAA
- a CDS encoding HD-GYP domain-containing protein: MERFKSKIFCLLKNKKFTDILIFILLLIMIGIIFYTSRNINTIYFYAYTRLLYIPLVISALMYDLKRSLIIPTLISIGEFLEIYLTEKSYILFITFLISVPVYYFVSISISYFKLQAERLRDLIMETNENLKDMENALISALEAKDVYTQGHSQRVCKLVTQIVYKIGIEGKEAEDIITAAKLHDIGKIGIRDEVLNKPGKLTDQEFAEIMDHPVMSYEIINKMKAMENIAKIIRHHHEKYDGKGYPDGLKGEKIPLGSRIIAVADAFDAMTSKRPYRDSFTMAQAIEELKKNAGTQFDPKIVDAFISVIEDLGIDY; the protein is encoded by the coding sequence ATGGAGAGATTTAAAAGTAAAATTTTTTGCCTTTTAAAAAACAAAAAATTTACAGACATTTTAATTTTTATATTGTTACTTATAATGATTGGAATTATATTTTATACTTCCCGAAACATAAACACTATATATTTTTACGCCTATACGCGACTTTTGTATATTCCTCTTGTAATTTCTGCTCTAATGTATGATTTGAAACGCAGCTTAATTATTCCTACGCTAATAAGTATAGGAGAGTTTTTAGAAATATATTTAACTGAAAAATCTTATATACTATTTATAACTTTTCTGATATCTGTTCCAGTGTATTATTTTGTATCTATATCTATCAGTTACTTTAAATTGCAGGCAGAGAGACTTAGAGATTTAATAATGGAAACAAATGAAAATCTAAAAGACATGGAAAATGCATTGATTTCTGCGTTAGAAGCAAAGGATGTGTATACACAAGGACATTCTCAAAGGGTTTGTAAACTTGTAACACAAATTGTTTATAAAATAGGAATTGAAGGGAAAGAAGCGGAAGATATAATCACGGCAGCAAAACTTCATGACATAGGGAAAATTGGCATAAGAGATGAGGTGTTAAACAAACCAGGAAAACTTACAGATCAAGAATTTGCTGAAATAATGGATCATCCGGTTATGAGTTATGAGATTATAAATAAGATGAAGGCTATGGAAAATATCGCAAAGATAATACGTCATCATCACGAAAAATATGATGGCAAAGGATATCCTGATGGATTAAAAGGTGAGAAGATACCTTTGGGTTCACGAATAATAGCCGTGGCTGATGCTTTTGATGCCATGACTTCTAAAAGGCCTTACAGAGATTCATTTACAATGGCTCAAGCTATTGAAGAATTGAAGAAAAATGCGGGAACACAGTTTGATCCTAAAATTGTTGATGCGTTTATATCTGTAATAGAAGATTTAGGTATTGACTATTAA
- the murB gene encoding UDP-N-acetylmuramate dehydrogenase yields MIEIVDKLKDILKEGKLYLNEPMKRHTSFKIGGPADLLVVPNNRKELLEIISLLKGEKIPFFILGNGTNLLVSEKGIRGVVIKLSSLRNVIVESNRIIAEAGAPLSYIANVALVHELAGFEFASGIPGTLGGAIVMNAGAYGPEMKDVVEKVEVLDGEGSILILSNEEMKFSYRHSIIQEKDWIVLRGWLSLTKGKYEDIKSKMEELNAKRRERQPLEYPSAGSTFKRPPGYYAGKLIEEAGLKGYSIGGAKVSEKHSGFIINTGNATFYDVLNLIEHIQKVVKEKFGVELVPEIKIIGEK; encoded by the coding sequence GTGATTGAGATAGTTGACAAATTGAAAGATATTTTAAAAGAAGGGAAATTGTATTTAAACGAGCCCATGAAAAGACACACTTCTTTTAAAATAGGTGGACCTGCAGATTTGTTAGTTGTACCAAATAATCGTAAAGAATTATTAGAAATCATATCTTTGTTGAAAGGAGAAAAAATCCCCTTTTTTATATTGGGAAATGGCACTAATCTATTAGTAAGTGAAAAGGGTATTAGAGGAGTTGTAATAAAATTATCCTCTTTGAGGAATGTAATCGTAGAAAGTAATAGGATAATAGCTGAAGCAGGAGCGCCTCTTTCCTATATCGCCAATGTGGCACTTGTACATGAACTTGCAGGATTCGAATTTGCTAGCGGGATTCCTGGCACTTTAGGTGGAGCAATAGTTATGAACGCAGGGGCTTATGGGCCTGAAATGAAGGACGTGGTAGAAAAGGTAGAGGTTTTAGATGGAGAAGGCAGTATATTGATTTTGTCAAACGAAGAAATGAAATTTTCCTATAGACATAGTATTATTCAGGAAAAGGATTGGATTGTTTTAAGAGGATGGCTTAGTTTAACAAAAGGAAAATACGAAGATATAAAAAGCAAAATGGAGGAACTAAATGCAAAAAGAAGGGAAAGACAGCCTTTAGAGTATCCAAGTGCCGGAAGTACTTTTAAAAGGCCTCCTGGATATTATGCTGGAAAATTGATTGAAGAGGCAGGACTGAAAGGTTATTCAATTGGAGGAGCTAAAGTTTCTGAAAAACATTCGGGATTTATTATAAATACTGGCAATGCAACTTTTTACGATGTTTTAAATTTGATTGAGCATATACAAAAAGTAGTAAAAGAAAAGTTTGGAGTGGAACTTGTACCAGAAATAAAAATAATAGGAGAGAAATAG